The following proteins are encoded in a genomic region of Flammeovirga pectinis:
- a CDS encoding type IX secretion system membrane protein PorP/SprF, whose protein sequence is MKTFLLLTYFLLLQVTIIKAQDIISATPLWLPSSQNPALAGSSFNKGNVAFRYATIKGGLSYINVGGDLGIQKEKRNGLGIGINYNQITYPFSQADNTTEGNLKQQALSIPISMLFRNKERAFSFGLSLGYLQYSIDDDFGTYYSQLNPNSSINGNSPSYSLSNRQEATFDIGAGISFFTHEHFLVSVSAKHLQNFVSSENEVSLFNQLQPRIEFLGQYILHNPISSLGLISTAGYFWENNSQQAYLSVEGKIEIISLGGGWIPNFSENVIDNRYFITSSVDIPIGEKATLSRRGRIEKAKNIVGLKLVYYPSISNNSLIYPTVEFTLSAKLSNDKFKKQLKHLTSLPTL, encoded by the coding sequence ATGAAAACATTTTTACTACTCACCTACTTTTTACTACTACAAGTAACAATAATTAAAGCACAAGATATTATTTCTGCTACTCCATTATGGTTACCATCATCTCAGAACCCTGCCCTAGCAGGATCATCTTTTAATAAAGGGAATGTAGCTTTTCGTTACGCAACCATTAAAGGTGGTCTTAGCTATATTAATGTAGGTGGAGATTTAGGTATTCAGAAGGAAAAAAGAAATGGTTTAGGAATTGGTATTAATTATAATCAAATCACTTACCCTTTTAGTCAAGCAGATAATACCACAGAAGGTAATTTAAAACAACAAGCATTGTCTATTCCTATTTCAATGTTATTTAGAAATAAAGAAAGAGCCTTCTCTTTTGGTTTATCGTTAGGGTATTTACAATATAGTATTGACGATGATTTTGGTACGTACTATAGTCAGCTTAACCCAAATTCTTCTATTAATGGCAACTCCCCTTCTTATAGTTTATCAAATAGACAAGAGGCAACTTTTGATATTGGAGCAGGTATTAGTTTTTTTACACACGAGCATTTTTTAGTAAGCGTATCTGCTAAGCACTTGCAAAATTTTGTATCGTCGGAGAACGAAGTAAGTTTATTTAATCAATTACAACCTAGGATAGAGTTTTTAGGACAATATATTCTACACAATCCAATCTCTTCTTTAGGTCTTATATCTACCGCCGGTTATTTCTGGGAGAACAATAGTCAGCAGGCTTATTTATCTGTAGAAGGAAAAATAGAAATAATAAGTTTAGGTGGAGGGTGGATTCCTAATTTTTCGGAGAATGTAATAGACAATAGATATTTTATAACTTCTTCAGTTGATATTCCTATAGGAGAAAAAGCTACTTTATCGAGAAGAGGTAGAATAGAAAAAGCAAAGAATATTGTTGGTCTAAAGTTGGTTTATTATCCAAGTATTTCAAATAACTCACTGATTTACCCTACAGTAGAGTTTACTTTATCGGCCAAATTATCAAATGACAAATTTAAGAAACAACTAAAACACTTAACATCTCTTCCAACTTTATAA
- a CDS encoding CPBP family intramembrane glutamic endopeptidase yields MNTDLKYASVFTILTLIISYVFTFFIFFEGENINLVSLVMFVPAIVGLLLNSIRFKSFKKVLAPVFHKVNLKALAFSVLYPILFIGVICLVTYTLGLSTLNKDKLIELTVLPSIANVFIGLLLVFGEEYGWRGFLLKTAAAAHGKNFAAIGVGIIWALWHAPIVLQLAFLTNVEYPFVLMLLQLCAVFIFSMPFAYAYFKSDSIVPPIIFHYVWNYFNPILLGSVYFNQTGIFEGNITLINGEGLAGVLLGIPFFLWFLKTNSTKEVVEYKSN; encoded by the coding sequence ATGAATACTGACTTAAAATATGCCTCTGTTTTTACCATTCTTACTTTAATAATTTCTTATGTATTTACTTTCTTTATTTTTTTTGAAGGAGAGAATATCAACTTAGTATCATTGGTAATGTTTGTACCAGCCATTGTTGGTTTGCTATTAAACTCAATTCGATTTAAATCATTTAAAAAAGTATTAGCACCAGTATTTCATAAAGTAAATTTAAAAGCACTAGCATTTTCGGTACTTTATCCAATCTTATTTATTGGTGTCATTTGTCTTGTAACATATACGTTAGGCTTATCAACATTAAATAAAGATAAACTGATAGAGTTAACGGTGCTTCCTAGTATTGCTAATGTTTTTATTGGCTTACTATTAGTATTTGGTGAAGAATATGGTTGGAGAGGTTTCTTATTAAAAACAGCAGCTGCTGCACATGGAAAAAACTTTGCAGCTATTGGGGTTGGTATTATTTGGGCATTATGGCATGCACCTATAGTATTGCAACTTGCATTTTTAACGAATGTAGAATATCCATTTGTATTAATGTTATTACAATTATGTGCTGTATTTATATTTTCTATGCCGTTTGCTTATGCCTATTTTAAATCAGATAGCATTGTTCCTCCTATCATTTTTCATTATGTATGGAACTACTTTAACCCTATTCTTCTAGGGAGTGTTTATTTTAATCAGACTGGTATTTTTGAAGGAAATATTACCCTTATAAACGGAGAAGGTTTAGCGGGTGTTCTTTTAGGTATTCCTTTCTTCTTATGGTTCTTAAAAACAAATAGTACTAAAGAGGTTGTTGAATATAAAAGCAATTGA